The Bacteroidales bacterium genome window below encodes:
- a CDS encoding PQQ-binding-like beta-propeller repeat protein: YKQMKKLFVLFALTASVSLSAQDIIQWRGTDRTGIYKETGLMKSWPADGPTMLWHYTGLGEGHSSVAIANDKVYITGLTDGEGHLFVFDMDGKLLNKKAYGTEWTTSYNGARGTATIDNGKLYIYSGTGNLVCFDENNLNILWQKNVIDEFQGSNLRWGVNESPLIIGDKVIITPGGKDNNVVALNKNTGNLIWACAGEGDLSAYCSPLYVSDQQIPQIVTITAKHILGVDSETGKKLWSFAYNNMRNIHPNTPLYSDNMLLCVFGYGKGSVMLRLIDGGRNVEKVWESKEFDSKIGGAVKLGNYVYGSGDHNKYWYCLDWKTGEQKYKDNSIAVGAVISADNMLYCYSDKGEMALVNPTSEKFDMVSKYPITLGTEQHWAHPVIYQGVMYVRHGDTLMAYAVK; this comes from the coding sequence TTATAAACAGATGAAAAAATTATTCGTTTTGTTCGCATTAACTGCATCGGTAAGTCTTTCCGCACAGGATATCATCCAATGGCGTGGAACCGACCGCACGGGTATCTACAAGGAAACAGGATTAATGAAATCCTGGCCTGCCGACGGACCCACCATGCTCTGGCATTACACCGGCCTGGGTGAAGGACACTCCTCTGTAGCTATTGCAAACGATAAGGTTTATATTACAGGCCTCACCGATGGGGAAGGACATCTTTTTGTTTTCGATATGGACGGTAAACTATTGAATAAAAAGGCATACGGAACGGAATGGACTACCAGCTACAACGGAGCACGGGGAACCGCAACTATCGACAACGGAAAACTTTACATATATAGCGGAACGGGTAATCTGGTCTGTTTCGATGAAAACAACCTCAATATCCTTTGGCAGAAAAATGTCATTGATGAATTCCAGGGTTCGAACCTCCGGTGGGGAGTGAATGAATCTCCGTTGATTATAGGCGACAAGGTGATCATAACCCCCGGTGGAAAAGATAATAATGTGGTGGCATTGAATAAGAATACAGGTAATCTGATCTGGGCCTGTGCAGGAGAAGGCGACTTATCTGCCTATTGTTCTCCTTTGTATGTTTCCGACCAGCAGATTCCCCAGATTGTTACCATAACCGCCAAACATATCCTTGGCGTTGATTCAGAAACAGGTAAAAAACTCTGGTCGTTTGCTTATAATAACATGCGTAATATTCATCCTAATACACCTTTATATAGCGATAATATGCTGTTGTGCGTATTCGGCTACGGAAAAGGTTCCGTTATGTTGCGCCTGATCGATGGAGGACGCAATGTTGAAAAGGTTTGGGAAAGCAAGGAATTCGATTCGAAGATCGGCGGTGCGGTGAAACTCGGTAATTATGTATACGGATCGGGCGACCATAATAAATACTGGTATTGTCTCGACTGGAAAACAGGAGAACAGAAGTATAAGGACAATTCCATTGCCGTGGGGGCCGTTATTTCTGCCGATAACATGTTGTATTGCTATTCCGACAAGGGGGAAATGGCATTGGTAAATCCCACATCTGAAAAATTCGATATGGTCAGCAAATACCCGATTACGCTGGGAACCGAACAGCATTGGGCGCATCCCGTAATATACCAGGGCGTAATGTATGTCCGGCATGGAGATACCTTGATGGCATACGCCGTTAAGTAG